The following proteins are encoded in a genomic region of Lactiplantibacillus plantarum:
- a CDS encoding metal ABC transporter solute-binding protein, Zn/Mn family, with the protein MKTKLIALIGVIAMVTGMAVFLNQRQQSAKATTTSAKIRVVSTNSILDDMVKNVGGQYVQNYSIVKRGTDPHEYEPRPTDIAATAEADVIFYNGLNLETGGNGWFKKLVTASKKDFDHDVFAASKGIKVKYLTTNVNEPDPHAWLDLANGIQYVKNINRTLQAKDPKHAAVYQKNTDRYVAKLTKLHESAQTKFKQIPTSQRLLVTSEGAFKYFSAAYHVPAAYIWEVNTESQGTPAQMRTALKKIEGTQVRSLFVESSVSPKSMNKLSQETGIPVASTIFTDSLAAKGKPGDTYYSMLKWNLDKIYAGLTRS; encoded by the coding sequence ATGAAAACGAAATTAATTGCACTGATTGGAGTCATCGCGATGGTTACCGGGATGGCAGTATTTCTGAATCAACGCCAGCAAAGTGCCAAAGCGACGACCACTAGTGCCAAAATCCGGGTCGTAAGTACGAACTCGATTCTAGATGATATGGTGAAAAATGTGGGTGGGCAGTACGTCCAAAATTACAGTATTGTGAAGCGCGGCACTGACCCGCATGAGTATGAACCACGGCCCACTGATATTGCGGCAACTGCCGAAGCTGACGTGATTTTTTATAATGGCTTAAACCTTGAAACTGGCGGTAATGGCTGGTTTAAAAAGTTAGTGACGGCTTCCAAAAAGGACTTTGACCACGATGTTTTTGCGGCCAGTAAGGGAATTAAGGTCAAATATTTAACGACGAACGTTAATGAGCCGGACCCCCATGCTTGGTTAGATCTCGCCAACGGGATTCAATATGTCAAGAACATCAACCGGACGTTGCAGGCCAAGGATCCTAAGCACGCCGCTGTTTATCAAAAGAATACGGATCGCTACGTGGCAAAACTAACAAAACTGCATGAGAGCGCTCAAACCAAATTCAAGCAGATCCCGACGAGTCAACGATTATTAGTGACATCCGAAGGCGCCTTTAAGTATTTCTCGGCGGCCTACCATGTGCCCGCTGCTTATATTTGGGAAGTGAATACGGAATCGCAAGGCACGCCAGCTCAGATGCGGACGGCGTTGAAGAAAATTGAAGGAACCCAGGTTCGAAGTTTGTTTGTCGAATCATCCGTATCACCGAAATCGATGAATAAGCTTTCACAGGAGACGGGAATCCCCGTTGCTAGTACGATTTTTACCGATTCGCTGGCAGCTAAAGGCAAGCCGGGTGATACGTACTACTCAATGTTGAAGTGGAATCTTGATAAGATTTATGCTGGGCTGACTCGGTCGTAG
- a CDS encoding metal ABC transporter permease yields the protein MQSITTFMAALGKYDFLQSALITAIMVGVMSGIIGSFIILRGMSMMGDAISHAVLPGVAVAYMLGINVLIGASVFGILAASLIGFVASRSKIKTDTSIGIVFSAFYALGFILISLAESSTNLHHILFGNILAVSDTDMMTTTVVLGLVILFVVFFYKELLITSFDPTFAKTYGLKVQLLHYALMLVLTLVTVSALQTVGIILVVAMLITPAATAFLWTERLAVMLGLSALIGVLSSVVGLYLSYTLNWASGPAIVLVAAIFFGISFIISPKQALLPTLWKGQAAARRVTA from the coding sequence ATGCAATCAATTACGACCTTTATGGCTGCTTTGGGGAAGTATGATTTCTTACAAAGTGCGCTAATTACGGCTATTATGGTCGGGGTCATGTCAGGAATTATTGGTAGCTTTATTATTTTACGAGGCATGTCGATGATGGGCGATGCCATCTCGCATGCCGTTTTACCTGGTGTTGCGGTAGCTTATATGCTCGGTATCAACGTCCTAATTGGTGCTTCGGTTTTTGGAATTCTAGCCGCTAGCTTGATTGGATTCGTTGCGAGCCGTAGTAAGATTAAGACTGACACCTCAATTGGGATTGTCTTCAGTGCGTTTTACGCACTCGGTTTTATCCTAATTTCATTAGCTGAAAGTTCGACGAACTTGCACCACATCTTATTCGGTAACATCCTTGCTGTGAGTGATACTGATATGATGACGACGACGGTCGTGTTAGGACTAGTGATTTTATTCGTGGTCTTCTTCTACAAGGAATTACTGATTACGTCATTTGATCCGACCTTTGCGAAGACTTATGGTCTCAAGGTCCAACTGTTACATTACGCGTTAATGCTGGTCTTAACGCTAGTGACCGTTTCAGCGCTACAAACCGTCGGGATCATTTTAGTGGTCGCGATGTTGATTACACCGGCTGCGACGGCCTTTCTATGGACAGAACGACTGGCAGTCATGCTTGGACTGTCAGCCTTAATTGGGGTCTTGTCCTCAGTGGTGGGCTTATATCTCAGCTACACGTTGAACTGGGCTTCTGGTCCGGCCATCGTGCTAGTAGCGGCTATTTTCTTCGGTATTTCTTTCATCATCTCACCTAAGCAGGCCTTGTTGCCGACGCTTTGGAAAGGGCAAGCAGCAGCGCGACGGGTGACAGCATGA
- a CDS encoding metal ABC transporter ATP-binding protein, with protein MLKVQNLTVAYSDTPVFTDVAVNFNAGKITGIIGPNGAGKSTMIKAMLGLIKSQTGTVEYEGRALKQFQKQIAYVEQRKDLDLTFPINVFDVVLTGTYGKLGLFREPSKADRQRCQDALEQLELADLAQRQISQLSGGQLQRVFVARALVQEADIIILDEPFVGIDLQSETAIMTILHQWRDAGKMIIVVHHDLNKVSRYFDDLVILNHGIVDYGPVDAVYTPANIERTFSADLSAVLFTKEETR; from the coding sequence ATGTTAAAAGTACAAAACCTCACCGTGGCATACAGTGACACACCAGTCTTTACTGATGTTGCCGTTAACTTTAACGCCGGCAAAATTACTGGAATCATTGGTCCCAACGGTGCGGGAAAATCAACGATGATCAAGGCAATGCTTGGTCTGATCAAATCCCAAACGGGAACCGTCGAATATGAAGGTCGTGCGCTAAAACAATTTCAAAAACAGATTGCATATGTCGAGCAACGTAAAGATCTCGACTTAACCTTTCCAATCAATGTTTTTGACGTCGTTTTGACTGGGACCTATGGCAAACTCGGACTTTTCCGCGAACCAAGCAAGGCGGATCGTCAGCGTTGCCAAGATGCACTTGAGCAACTTGAGTTAGCCGATTTAGCACAGCGCCAAATTAGTCAGCTCTCTGGAGGACAATTACAACGGGTCTTTGTGGCTCGAGCCTTAGTCCAAGAAGCCGATATCATTATTCTTGATGAACCTTTCGTCGGCATTGATTTACAGAGTGAGACGGCTATCATGACGATCTTGCATCAGTGGCGTGATGCCGGCAAAATGATTATTGTCGTGCATCATGATTTGAACAAAGTTTCACGTTACTTTGATGATCTCGTGATTTTAAATCACGGTATCGTTGATTATGGTCCCGTGGACGCGGTCTACACACCCGCAAACATTGAACGGACGTTTAGTGCTGATCTTTCGGCCGTCCTGTTTACGAAGGAGGAAACGCGATGA
- a CDS encoding helix-turn-helix transcriptional regulator, with amino-acid sequence MIPSQHFQSTPTVQFDLLTYMIGSYHYNWHPQIELLWLLQGTVEVNVDGTRHQLHANDLILINANRGHATFALTPECIALRLHILPDFYTNQGIDLSSGAFLLNSVTTPQHRDYQTIRQILAQLYLGLHQQDWPIFDLNALYFQLTNLLHHDFFDTGITMTYPQPKTQSSLNRVIDYINQAYDRPITLNEAAKISHYSPAYLSRIFKAELGLNFYEYLTRCRLQHAIYDLENPTTRVADLALANGFQEVKSFNLMFKKHFGQTPSSYRQHLSHGQRPEYDQFKQPLTPTQTTIVQKQLKHWAQLTSTDQLSACESCMYKLHFQEYQALKQKIAQLKTLLNQ; translated from the coding sequence ATGATACCTAGTCAGCATTTTCAATCCACTCCAACCGTCCAATTTGACTTATTAACATACATGATTGGTAGTTACCACTACAACTGGCATCCGCAAATCGAACTCTTATGGTTATTGCAAGGTACCGTCGAAGTGAATGTTGACGGGACTCGCCATCAATTACACGCAAATGACCTCATCTTGATCAATGCCAATCGCGGCCATGCCACCTTTGCCTTGACCCCAGAATGTATCGCGCTCCGTTTACATATTCTGCCCGACTTCTACACTAATCAGGGCATCGACCTCAGTTCAGGTGCTTTTCTACTCAACAGCGTGACGACGCCCCAACACCGTGACTACCAAACGATTCGCCAAATCCTGGCACAACTCTATCTAGGATTACATCAGCAGGACTGGCCAATTTTTGACTTGAACGCCCTGTACTTTCAATTGACGAACCTGCTACATCACGATTTCTTTGATACTGGAATCACGATGACTTACCCCCAACCCAAGACGCAGAGTTCACTAAACCGGGTCATTGATTACATTAACCAGGCTTACGATCGACCAATTACCTTAAACGAAGCGGCAAAAATCAGTCACTATTCACCAGCCTATCTCTCACGCATCTTCAAAGCGGAACTCGGCCTGAATTTTTACGAATATCTAACCCGCTGCCGACTACAACACGCCATCTACGATCTGGAAAACCCAACCACAAGGGTCGCCGATCTAGCTTTAGCCAATGGGTTTCAGGAGGTCAAGTCCTTTAATCTAATGTTTAAGAAGCATTTTGGTCAGACACCTTCCAGTTACCGTCAACACTTGTCACACGGGCAGCGTCCTGAATATGACCAGTTCAAGCAACCGCTCACTCCCACACAAACTACCATTGTCCAAAAGCAACTCAAGCACTGGGCCCAACTCACAAGTACTGATCAACTCAGTGCTTGTGAAAGTTGCATGTATAAACTACATTTTCAAGAATATCAGGCGCTCAAACAAAAAATCGCGCAATTAAAAACACTGCTCAATCAATAA
- a CDS encoding anion permease, with product MTLNKVKYRDFIAPLLVGLIIWLSSPIKPASVSMNAWHILAIFVATIIGCITRPLPIAGVAIIGLTLTVLLGIVPMDTAVAGFGSSTVWMIAMAYFMSRGFINTGLGRRVALVFVRLFGKRTLGLAYALIGVDLVTAPATPSNTARAGGIVYPIIQSLAETFGSDPKDGTQSKIGSFLVFAEFHGDLITSTMFMTAMAPNLVAVTLAKSLHITLSWMQWFLAGIVPGLICLLVVPYLIYKMYPPEIKDTPNAKQWADDELAKMGKMSLPEKIMGGVFLLALVLWMLSSFIGLEASLVAFMAVSLLLVAGVLSVDDVLHETGAWNTLVWFSILIFMANELNKLGFIPWLSGAIGGALKGFSWGIVLAALVLFYFYSHYLFASGTAHVSAMYGALLGVAVSAGAPATFAALILGFTGSIFASTTHYANGPASVLFGSGYVTQGKWWQLNFILGLFYLVVWGGIGALWMKVIGIW from the coding sequence ATGACACTAAATAAGGTCAAGTATCGTGATTTTATTGCACCGTTATTGGTGGGCCTGATCATTTGGTTAAGTAGTCCTATCAAACCAGCCAGTGTTTCGATGAACGCATGGCATATTCTGGCAATTTTTGTGGCAACCATTATTGGTTGTATTACGCGGCCGTTACCAATCGCCGGGGTCGCAATCATTGGGTTGACACTAACCGTGTTATTGGGCATCGTGCCTATGGATACAGCGGTTGCCGGATTTGGGAGCAGTACGGTATGGATGATTGCGATGGCGTATTTTATGTCACGTGGTTTCATCAATACTGGTTTAGGTCGACGTGTCGCGTTGGTGTTTGTGCGGCTGTTTGGGAAACGAACGTTGGGTTTGGCATACGCACTGATTGGCGTCGATTTAGTAACAGCACCCGCAACGCCAAGTAATACGGCCCGTGCTGGTGGGATTGTTTATCCAATCATTCAGTCGTTAGCTGAAACGTTTGGTTCTGATCCCAAGGATGGCACACAAAGTAAAATCGGTTCATTCTTAGTGTTCGCAGAATTTCACGGTGATTTAATCACCAGTACGATGTTCATGACGGCGATGGCGCCTAACTTAGTTGCTGTCACGTTAGCCAAGAGTTTACACATCACGTTATCGTGGATGCAATGGTTCTTAGCCGGGATTGTCCCAGGACTTATTTGTTTATTGGTTGTGCCATATTTAATTTATAAAATGTATCCACCAGAAATTAAAGATACGCCCAATGCCAAGCAATGGGCGGATGATGAGCTGGCAAAGATGGGTAAGATGAGTCTTCCAGAAAAAATCATGGGCGGCGTCTTCTTGCTAGCCTTAGTCTTATGGATGTTATCCAGCTTTATCGGTCTCGAAGCTTCATTAGTTGCCTTTATGGCCGTCTCCTTGCTACTCGTTGCTGGAGTTCTATCGGTAGATGACGTGCTACACGAAACTGGTGCTTGGAATACCTTGGTGTGGTTCTCAATTTTGATCTTCATGGCTAATGAGTTGAACAAACTCGGCTTTATTCCATGGTTGTCTGGCGCGATTGGTGGTGCCTTGAAAGGCTTCAGTTGGGGCATTGTTTTAGCGGCACTCGTCTTGTTCTACTTCTACAGTCACTACTTGTTTGCTAGTGGGACTGCCCACGTTTCCGCAATGTACGGTGCCTTACTTGGGGTCGCGGTTTCCGCGGGAGCGCCAGCAACCTTTGCTGCACTGATACTTGGCTTTACTGGTTCGATCTTCGCTTCGACGACGCATTATGCGAACGGCCCGGCGAGTGTTCTCTTCGGTTCTGGGTATGTTACTCAGGGAAAATGGTGGCAATTAAACTTTATTTTAGGTCTCTTCTACCTAGTCGTTTGGGGTGGCATTGGCGCTCTCTGGATGAAAGTGATTGGTATTTGGTAG
- a CDS encoding L-lactate dehydrogenase, whose translation MDKKQRKVVIVGDGSVGSSFAFSLVQNCALDELVIVDLVKTHAEGDVKDLEDVAAFTNATNIHTGEYADAHDADIVVITAGVPRKPGESRLDLINRNTKILESIVKPVVASGFNGCFVISSNPVDILTSMTQRLSGFPRHRVIGTGTSLDTARLRVALAQKLNVATTAIDAAVLGEHGDSSIVNFDEIMINAQPLKTVTTVDDQFKAEIEQAVRGKGGQIISQKGATFYGVAVSLMQICRAILNDENAELIVSAALSGQYGINDLYLGSPAIINRNGLQKVIEAELSDDERARMQHFAAKMLTMMNVAS comes from the coding sequence ATGGATAAGAAGCAACGCAAAGTCGTAATTGTTGGTGATGGCTCGGTGGGTTCATCATTTGCCTTTTCATTGGTCCAAAATTGCGCCCTAGATGAACTCGTTATCGTTGACTTGGTTAAAACGCACGCAGAGGGGGACGTTAAGGATTTGGAAGATGTTGCCGCCTTTACGAATGCGACCAACATTCATACCGGTGAATATGCGGATGCGCATGATGCTGACATCGTTGTCATTACGGCTGGTGTGCCTCGTAAGCCTGGTGAGAGTCGTTTAGATTTGATTAACCGCAATACGAAGATTCTGGAATCCATCGTCAAACCAGTGGTTGCGAGTGGTTTTAATGGTTGCTTCGTTATCTCAAGTAATCCCGTCGATATTTTGACTTCGATGACGCAACGTTTATCCGGTTTTCCACGGCATCGGGTCATTGGTACCGGGACTTCCTTGGATACGGCGCGGTTACGGGTCGCCTTGGCTCAGAAGTTGAATGTTGCCACCACTGCAATTGATGCTGCGGTACTTGGAGAACATGGTGATAGTTCCATCGTTAATTTTGATGAAATTATGATCAATGCTCAGCCCTTAAAGACGGTCACAACGGTCGATGATCAGTTCAAAGCTGAAATCGAGCAAGCTGTTCGTGGTAAAGGTGGTCAAATCATTAGTCAGAAGGGGGCCACGTTCTATGGGGTCGCCGTTAGTTTGATGCAAATCTGCCGAGCAATTTTGAACGATGAAAATGCTGAGTTGATTGTCTCCGCCGCTTTGTCTGGTCAATATGGCATTAACGATTTGTACTTGGGGTCACCCGCCATTATTAACCGCAACGGGCTCCAAAAAGTGATCGAAGCTGAGCTATCAGATGATGAGCGTGCCCGGATGCAACATTTCGCAGCCAAGATGCTGACCATGATGAATGTGGCATCATAA
- a CDS encoding sugar-binding transcriptional regulator — protein sequence MDDMNHRRLLIGIAHDYYLSKINIAEISKKYQVSRYLISKYLDEAMATGLVKININTPIERNSELEAKFKHRFPIEHIYIIKDADTTSDDERHVIEFAAETIQRQIIQSNVIGVAWGGTVLSVIDNFQTSTRDDLLFTQFMGDNLKTNAANGSTPLVQKAAAKFGAQYVTIPAPLYLFNDQAHQALAQEPAITPAISNFDRMDMLFAGIGTLASIDSIPVWHQHRQAILGGADPQAVVGLLYGRPYDINGHILNADHDKLFGAKMPAILKVPRRFGIIKSKFKSEALLGALRGQLLTDIIIDEAVANRVLQEDQATPLSK from the coding sequence ATGGACGATATGAATCATCGCCGCCTGTTGATTGGAATTGCACATGATTATTACTTATCCAAAATCAACATCGCTGAAATTTCAAAGAAATACCAAGTCAGTCGTTATCTAATTTCAAAATACTTAGACGAAGCCATGGCAACCGGCCTAGTCAAAATTAACATTAACACCCCCATCGAACGAAATAGTGAGCTGGAGGCTAAATTTAAACATCGTTTTCCAATTGAACATATTTATATTATCAAAGACGCGGATACCACGAGTGACGATGAACGCCACGTAATCGAGTTTGCCGCCGAAACAATCCAGCGCCAGATCATTCAAAGTAATGTAATTGGGGTGGCATGGGGTGGCACTGTCCTTAGCGTCATCGATAATTTTCAAACGAGCACTCGTGATGACTTACTGTTCACCCAGTTTATGGGTGATAACCTGAAAACGAACGCAGCGAACGGCTCAACACCGTTGGTTCAAAAAGCCGCCGCTAAGTTCGGCGCACAGTACGTCACCATCCCGGCACCACTCTACTTGTTTAATGATCAAGCACACCAAGCATTGGCTCAAGAACCAGCCATTACACCGGCCATCAGTAACTTTGACCGAATGGACATGCTATTTGCCGGAATTGGCACCTTAGCATCCATTGACTCGATTCCCGTCTGGCATCAACATCGCCAAGCCATTCTGGGTGGCGCTGATCCGCAGGCGGTGGTCGGCCTGTTATACGGTCGGCCATACGACATCAATGGTCACATTCTGAACGCCGACCACGACAAACTCTTTGGCGCTAAAATGCCCGCCATTCTCAAAGTGCCGCGTCGTTTCGGCATCATCAAAAGTAAGTTCAAGAGCGAAGCCTTACTTGGCGCCCTCCGCGGACAATTACTCACTGACATCATCATTGATGAAGCCGTCGCGAATCGGGTTCTCCAAGAAGATCAAGCCACACCACTATCCAAATAA
- a CDS encoding triphosphoribosyl-dephospho-CoA synthase, giving the protein MDTKIIVNHALRALLYEVTVNPKPGLVDPLSAGPHPDMNAFMFIDSALSLAPYFNACAAAGVAYTAVDLTGLFKQIRGSGVQAEQTMFAATKGVNTHKGAVFSLGVLVTAAAYQLQHPDVDLATIVRTMLAGLTANDFNELNTKDPTTLTAGERQYLTYGIKGIRGEAEAGYPTVMQVALPALRRSRGTINQRLLDTLMAIVQATVDTNLVKRAHDPHVIDWVHDQAHRYFDLGGSRSEAGMAFLRELNQIFVDHNYSLGGSADLLILTIFIGLQTDILA; this is encoded by the coding sequence GTGGATACGAAGATAATTGTCAATCATGCGCTACGAGCGCTTTTATACGAAGTGACGGTCAACCCTAAGCCCGGGCTGGTCGACCCGTTGTCGGCGGGTCCCCATCCAGACATGAACGCTTTTATGTTTATTGATAGTGCTTTGAGTCTAGCCCCCTACTTTAATGCTTGTGCAGCGGCGGGCGTCGCGTATACGGCTGTCGATTTGACGGGTTTGTTCAAGCAAATTCGGGGCAGTGGTGTTCAAGCGGAACAAACCATGTTTGCGGCGACCAAGGGCGTGAATACCCATAAAGGGGCGGTGTTCTCACTGGGCGTGCTAGTGACAGCGGCGGCGTATCAGTTGCAGCACCCCGACGTCGACTTAGCAACGATTGTGCGCACGATGCTGGCGGGGTTAACGGCAAATGATTTTAATGAATTAAACACGAAGGATCCAACGACCTTAACTGCTGGAGAACGTCAATACTTAACATATGGCATCAAGGGAATTCGTGGTGAAGCCGAGGCGGGTTATCCGACCGTGATGCAAGTGGCACTACCCGCATTGAGACGTAGTCGTGGCACGATTAATCAGCGGTTATTAGACACACTGATGGCGATTGTCCAGGCGACGGTCGATACCAATCTGGTAAAACGGGCACACGACCCACACGTCATTGACTGGGTCCACGACCAAGCACACCGCTACTTCGATTTAGGGGGAAGCCGCAGTGAAGCTGGAATGGCGTTTTTACGCGAATTGAATCAGATTTTTGTCGACCATAACTATAGTTTAGGTGGCTCGGCCGATTTGTTGATTTTGACGATTTTTATTGGATTGCAGACAGATATATTAGCTTAA